The genomic stretch TCCCCTTTTTTAACACCATGTGCACGAAGAACCTTTGCATAGTGCTCCACCTTTTGCTGCAGCTGTTCAAAAGACAGACTTTCCTGTAATACACCGTCTTTTACATAATGCAGCGCTGTTTTGCTGCCATATCCTTCTTCCACGTGCCGGTCGACAGCTTCATAAGCGGCATTGCATTTTCCGTTTTTCCTGCTCAGCAACGTTTCTTCCAGCAAACTCCAATCATGTGTATTTAATGCTTGTTGATAACTTGCTAGATTATGCTTTCTGCCCAACTTCGGCGGTAAGGCTGTAGTCATATGCCGGATCCTTCCCTTCTAATAGATCTAGTAAATCTTGTTTCCATTTTCCTAAACTAGCACTACCTCGCGAACGAGGTCTTGATAAGGCAATTTTTAAATCTTTGGCTAAAGTTGATGGTTTCCCTTGCAATAGCAGCACACGATCACTCAAATACAACGCTTCATCAATATCATGCGTTACAAGAACAATTGTCGTGCGGATTTCTTCCCAAATCTTCAGCAGCAGCTCTTGCAGCTGCATCTTCGTGAACGCATCAAGTGCACTGAATGGCTCATCTAGCAAGAGAATATCCGGTTCAGTGACGAGTGCACGAGCAATAGCTGCCCGCTGTGCCATTCCGCCGGATAATTCACGCGGATAGAGCTTCTCTGCTTCTTTTAACCCGACTAACTCCAAATATCGGCGCGCCTTTTCCTCGTTTTCTTTTTTGTCGCCTCTCAGTCCGAAAGTAGTATTCGCTAACACCGTTTTCCAAGGCAGCAGTCTTGGTTCTTGAAAAATGAAACCGATACGCTGACCCGATTCGATTGTAATACTTCCTTCGTAATCTTTATCCAGTCCAGCTAGTGCCCGCAGAACGGTACTCTTGCCGCA from Terribacillus sp. DMT04 encodes the following:
- a CDS encoding ABC transporter ATP-binding protein codes for the protein MTVRVQSLGRRFGEKQVLQGVDFSVGQGEIVSLLGTSGCGKSTVLRALAGLDKDYEGSITIESGQRIGFIFQEPRLLPWKTVLANTTFGLRGDKKENEEKARRYLELVGLKEAEKLYPRELSGGMAQRAAIARALVTEPDILLLDEPFSALDAFTKMQLQELLLKIWEEIRTTIVLVTHDIDEALYLSDRVLLLQGKPSTLAKDLKIALSRPRSRGSASLGKWKQDLLDLLEGKDPAYDYSLTAEVGQKA